In a single window of the Rhodamnia argentea isolate NSW1041297 chromosome 2, ASM2092103v1, whole genome shotgun sequence genome:
- the LOC115754752 gene encoding probable protein phosphatase 2C 39 isoform X1 gives MSRREILHKMKEKVGLGSSTADSGKGKSKMSKHITHGFHLVKGKSYHDMEDYAVAEFKQVDDHELGLFAIFDGHLSSEVPDYLRTHLFDNIINEPNFWTEPEKAIRRAYRVTDSNILEKAAQLGKGGSTAVTAILINCRKLVVANVGDSRAVICKNGVAKQLSVDHQPNTERERIENRGGFVSNFPGDVPRVDGQLAVARAFGDKSLKEHLSSEPDVTVEEIDDATEFIILASDGLWTVMSNQEAADSIRNTKDARLAAKHLTEEALSRNSKDDISCIVVRFH, from the exons GAAAAGGTTGGATTAGGCTCATCCACAGCCGACTCTGGAAAGGGGAAGAGTAAGATGTCGAAGCACATTACACATGGTTTTCACCTGGTGAAGGGGAAGTCATACCATGACATGGAAGATTATGCAGTTGCAGAGTTTAAGCAAGTTGACGATCATGAACTTGGTTTATTTGCGATATTTGACGGCCATTTGAGTAGTGAAGTACCTGATTATCTCCGGACGCATCTGTTTGACAACATCATAAATGAG CCTAACTTCTGGACGGAGCCAGAGAAAGCAATCAGGAGGGCATATCGCGTAACCGATAGTAATATCCTAGAAAAAGCAGCTCAATTGGGTAAAGGGGGCTCAACTGCAGTTACAGCAATTCTAATTAACTGTCGCAAGCTAGTAGTGGCGAATGTTGGGGATTCCAGGGCAGTCATCTGCAaaaatggtgttgccaaacAATTGTCGGTTGATCACCAACCAAacacagaaagagagagaattgagaatAGAGGTGGTTTTGTATCAAACTTTCCAG GAGACGTTCCTCGTGTTGATGGGCAGTTAGCTGTGGCAAGGGCCTTTGGTGACAAAAGCTTGAAGGAACATCTCAGCTCTGAACCTGACGTGACAGTCGAGGAGATTGATGATGCCACCGAGTTCATCATCTTGGCAAGTGATGGACTATGGACG GTAATGTCAAACCAGGAAGCAGCTGACTCTATAAGAAACACAAAGGATGCTCGGTTGGCGGCGAAGCACTTAACTGAAGAGGCACTGAGTAGGAATAGCAAAGACGACATATCCTGCATAGTTGTGAGATTTCACTAG
- the LOC115754752 gene encoding probable protein phosphatase 2C 39 isoform X2, which translates to MSRREILHKMKEKVGLGSSTADSGKGKSKMSKHITHGFHLVKGKSYHDMEDYAVAEFKQVDDHELGLFAIFDGHLSSEVPDYLRTHLFDNIINEPNFWTEPEKAIRRAYRVTDSNILEKAAQLGKGGSTAVTAILINCRKLVVANVGDSRAVICKNGVAKQLSVDHQPNTERERIENRGGFVSNFPGDVPRVDGQLAVARAFGDKSLKEHLSSEPDVTVEEIDDATEFIILASDGLWTVRACLCL; encoded by the exons GAAAAGGTTGGATTAGGCTCATCCACAGCCGACTCTGGAAAGGGGAAGAGTAAGATGTCGAAGCACATTACACATGGTTTTCACCTGGTGAAGGGGAAGTCATACCATGACATGGAAGATTATGCAGTTGCAGAGTTTAAGCAAGTTGACGATCATGAACTTGGTTTATTTGCGATATTTGACGGCCATTTGAGTAGTGAAGTACCTGATTATCTCCGGACGCATCTGTTTGACAACATCATAAATGAG CCTAACTTCTGGACGGAGCCAGAGAAAGCAATCAGGAGGGCATATCGCGTAACCGATAGTAATATCCTAGAAAAAGCAGCTCAATTGGGTAAAGGGGGCTCAACTGCAGTTACAGCAATTCTAATTAACTGTCGCAAGCTAGTAGTGGCGAATGTTGGGGATTCCAGGGCAGTCATCTGCAaaaatggtgttgccaaacAATTGTCGGTTGATCACCAACCAAacacagaaagagagagaattgagaatAGAGGTGGTTTTGTATCAAACTTTCCAG GAGACGTTCCTCGTGTTGATGGGCAGTTAGCTGTGGCAAGGGCCTTTGGTGACAAAAGCTTGAAGGAACATCTCAGCTCTGAACCTGACGTGACAGTCGAGGAGATTGATGATGCCACCGAGTTCATCATCTTGGCAAGTGATGGACTATGGACGGTTAGGGCCTGCCTATGTCT GTAA